The genome window GcagctgcaacgcattgagaggatggaTGAGGACAAGATGATTGTGTCGCTCGACatgaaggcattgtttcccaacacgccagtgaaagagtcaattttcgaactcgaggtggctgaaccagtttggatctggcccggaatggagaagaaaagtttgtGTCTGTGCGAACCTTGtcaggctctgcatgaacgaaaactattttacgtttcaggatagattctacaaaatTATTTCGGGAGTAACGATAacaattaaactttttatttaactCAAATTACAAACACGCGGAATTGAAATTATAACTGTCGATTGAGCGAGCGGATCTGACAGTTGACGGATATGTCTATGACCACTTATGACAGCATTGTCACACCCGTACATCACTCTCCTCCGAGTGACATTGCCGTCACGATGACTTTTCGCTGGAGGATAAGTGTGTTTCGGTGGCGGTCTGGAATACAAATATGTTCGTTTAAGATCCTGGTGAGTTATATTTTCGTCATTCAGGAAGAAGGCTGGCTTTAGTCGTTCTGTTGAGACGTTGAAGTTCTTTCCATTAACTTCAATTCGAAAAAGACGATTGGTGATTCGTTCGATAACAGGATGCGGACCTGAGTAAGGTGGCGATAATGATGTACGAACTCGATCATCTCGTAGAAATACGTGTATGGCAGAACTTAAGTTTCGGTGTACGAATTCGACAGGTTTGTTGTGATGTGCTGATTGTGTTGGACGAATATTACGCATTTGTTCTCGTAGTTGATTCACGAATTGAGCTGGATTATCGTCAACAGTTTGATCATCGAAAAATTCACCTGGCAGTCGTACAGTGGATCCATACATGAGCTCGGCACATGATGCGTTTAAATCATCCTTGTAACACGATCCTAGTGCAATTAGAATGGTTGGTAAAGAATCGACCCAGTTTTTGTTTCCGTAACACATTATTGCTGCTTTCAGGGAACGATGCCATCTCTCAAGGATGCCGTTGGAAGCTGGATGGTATGCCGAGGTTCTTGTTCGTTCGCAACCGATTAGTTTCGCGAGTGATTGGAATAGTGCCGATTCAAACTGGGATCCTTGATCCGTTGTAATTATTCGTGGCACTCCGAATCTGGCTATCCAATTGTTGTAAAAAGTTTCGGCGACTGTATTCGCTGTCTGGTCGCTTATCGGTATTGCCTCCGGCCAACGAGAGAATCGATCTATCATCGTCAAACAATATTTGAAACCTCTCGAGAGTGGGAACGGGCCAACTATGTCGATGTGTACCTGATCGAATCGACCATCGGGAATGGTGATATGCTGAGGAACGTTCTTCGTGTGTCTGCTTACCTTCGAACGTTGACACGGTATGCATGTTCGGCACCATAACAGGATGTCTTTACGCATATTCGGCCAGACGAATTTGTTGCAAATTTGTCGCGATGTGGAACGTCCGCTTGGATGAGCGAGCTGGTGAATAGTGTCGAATACTTTTCGTCGAAGTTGGGTAGGGATGTAAGGTCGGACTTTACTGTCGGTTACATCACAATAAACTGGAAGTTGTCCTGCAGTCTGTATTGCTTGTAGTTTTAATGATGTTGTGTTGCTATTTAGTAAGGCTTGAAGTTCTTGATCTTGTTGCTGTTCATGCGATAGTTTGTCTGCGGTGAACGAAGATGGTATGGAAATGGCGTCAACTCGTGATAGTAAGTCGGCGACTATGTTGCTCTTTCCTGGTATGTGGCTGATATGCGTTGAAAATTGCGATATATAACTTAGCTGGCGTACTTGACGAGGCGAAGCATGATTTGGTTTTTGAGAGAAAGCATAAACGAGAGGCTTGTGATCGGTTTTTATGCAAAAATTTGATCCTTCCAGTATATATTGGAAGTGTTTGATAGTGGCGAAGATAGCTAGCagctctcgatcgtaggtgctatatttcttttctgctgGGCTGAGTTTTCGTTTGAAAAACGCCAATGGTTTCCACTCTCCGTCTTGATACTGCTCTAAAGACGCGCCGATGGCTACATCAGAGGCATCAGTGGTAATTGAAAGCGGGGCGTTTGGTTTAAAATGCACTAAAAGAGTGGCGTTCGCGAGGTCAGTTTTGCATGATTCCCACGCGTTGATGGTTTCCGTTGTCCAGTCAATTGTTCGTGTGTCGTTCTTCTTGCTGCCCTTCAAAAATTCGTTGAGTGGTGCTTGCGTAGTTgcggaatttttcaaaaaacgtctatagaaattgaaaattccgAGTGCTTGTCGTAACTCCTTGACTGTTGTTGGTCGTTTTAGGTTACAGATGGCTTCAACACGTGACGGTATTGGGCGAATTCCGTTTGCGTCGATCAAGTGACCGAGGAATTCGATTTGTTGGGCTCCAAAGACACATTTCGAAAGATTGATGACAATGCCAAATTTTTCCAAACGCTCAAAAACTAATCGCAAGTGTTCGAGATGTTGTTCAAAGTTGTCGGACGCAATTAAAATGTCATCTATGTAGCTGACTGCAAAGTCTAGGCCTCGAAGAGCTTTGTCCATTAGTCTTTGGAAAGTCTGGCCTGCATTCCTCAGACCGAACGTCATGACCAGAAATTCAAAGAGGCCGAAAGGGGTAATGACGGCATTCTTCTCGATATCTTCTTCAGCCATTAATATTTGATAGAACGCACGTATGAGGTCgatttttgagaaaactttCTTACCTGCCAAACCAGCAGTTGCGTCGTGAATGTGACGGATCGGATATCTGTCTGGAACTGTGACAGCGTTTAGCCCGCGGTAGTCCCCGCAGGGTCGCCAGGATCCGTCTTTCTTGGGGGCCAAATGTAACGGGCTAGCCCAAGGACTCGAAGATGGGCGGCAAATGCCCTGCTCCAACATATATTCGAATTCTTTCCGAGCTATTTCCAACTTATCTGGTGTAAGACGCCTAGCACGAGCTGCTACGGGAGGGCCGATGGTTTTTATAAAGTGTCGAACGTTACTTGCAGGCTTTTTGTTAATTCAGCTCGGGTTCGTTATACTAGGAAATTGTTTCAGTAGTTGGTGATACGGGGAGTCGTTGTGAACGGTGAAAATTCCACTGTGGGTCGTTCTTTTGACAACACAAGACGTTCCGAGTTTTGTCGTGGTGTCAATGAGACGTTTGTTTAATACATCGACTAACAGTCCATGTTGTTGTAAAAAATCGGCTCCCAGTATCGGACGGGCGACATCAGCAATTTGGAAAATCCATTTGTATGGCCGACGGAGGCCGAGATTTAAACATATCAGTTTTTCTCCGAAAGTCGAAATGGTGGAACCGTTGGCAGCGAAGAGACGTAGGCTTTTCGGTTTTAAAGTTTCGCGAATCAGCCTTCGGGGAAAAACAGAAATTTCGGCACCTGAATCTATGAGATAGCGTATGTTGGTTGTTTTGTCGGCAATAAATAGGCGATTTTCTAGGCAGTCGTTGCTGGTCGCCTCATTCAACAACGACTTTGCTAGTTTTCCGGGTTTGTATATGTGCATGGCTTGATGCACTTTATCGCTGCTGTGCCGAACTTTCGATGATAGCGACATATTTGTGGAAAATTGCGTGTTGCTGACCTCGATTTTTGTCTGCTTTGCGACGAACTGCGATTACGATTTCGAGATTCGTGAAATTGAGAGCTTCGATCACGTTTGAGGTTTTGTATTTCTGCACGCAGCGATCGGATTTCCTCTTTCAATGAGTTTAGATCATTAAAAGTATTCGTGGAAAGCTGCTGAACAGATTCGATTTGGGGTTCACGAGCATCTAAAATCTTGTCAGCGATCTCAGCGAGTTTGTCGTTATCGGTGCTGTCCATCGAGGCAAGAATAGCGCGGATATTTTCGGGAAGCCGTTGCATCCATATCGATTGTAACAGTTCGGATCCAACTTTATCTCCTGCGAGCAGTTTCATTTTGCGCAGCAAACCGGATGGTCTTTGATCACCCAGTTCGACATTATTTACCAATTTTCGGAGTCGTTTGCCTTCGGATTCAGTAAACTGTTTGATGAGACGTGTTTTAATCGTGTTGTAGCGATCTTTTTCGGGTGGGGACTCGATGATATCGGCGACTTGTTCGAGAATGGAATAGTCTAGTTCACAAACGAGTTTATTGAATTTGGTCTGATCGGATCGAATGTTGTGAACGAGGAATTGGGCCTCGATTTGGGCGAACCAGAGCGCCGGTCGAGATTTCCAAAATTCGGGAAATTTGACTTTAcgaatttctgcaatttcctcGTTGATTTGCAACGCATCCGAAGCATCGCTGAATTTGTCGGCATCCGACTCAGGCATAGCGattttgggaaaatttttttagaaaatagttTCCGGAGTCACCACTGTAGCTATTGTGGGTAAACGTTTATAAATTAAACGCGATTTGTAGCTAacaattaaactttttatttaactCAAATTACAAACACGCGAAATTGAAATTATAACTGTCGATTGAGCGAGCGGATCTGACAGTTGACGGATATGTCTATGACCACTTATGACAGCATTGTCACACCCCTACaaatgcagtttgtacgtctcgggtggttcttgccatgagcataggccagtagtttgttGAAAggaagctcataatgaaagagtgaGCCGCGAATGACCAGTGTAGAGGTTGTGGTTCAGCGTCAgagacattggaccatctcatttctggcttgACTATAATGGTGCCGGTATAATACGCATTTAGGCATAATGATGTATGGAAGGTGATTCATCAgaactttgcatacaagcatggactgatcacggtAAATCAAATCAATCTAGGGTCCCGAAAATGtggctgtagttcccataatattgtcagcgcAGGTATTTTACCTAcgtccctcacggcttcccaaGATATCCTCGGACTCTCACAAAATCTGGTTCAGTATATTACATAAAAGAG of Hermetia illucens chromosome 4, iHerIll2.2.curated.20191125, whole genome shotgun sequence contains these proteins:
- the LOC119656257 gene encoding uncharacterized protein LOC119656257 — encoded protein: MPESDADKFSDASDALQINEEIAEIRKVKFPEFWKSRPALWFAQIEAQFLVHNIRSDQTKFNKLVCELDYSILEQVADIIESPPEKDRYNTIKTRLIKQFTESEGKRLRKLVNNVELGDQRPSGLLRKMKLLAGDKVGSELLQSIWMQRLPENIRAILASMDSTDNDKLAEIADKILDAREPQIESVQQLSTNTFNDLNSLKEEIRSLRAEIQNLKRDRSSQFHESRNRNRSSSQSRQKSRSATRNFPQICRYHRKFGTAAIKCIKPCTYTNPEN